The genomic window TCGAAATTCGGGGTCCTGCTGACAAACCACATAGCTTTGGGACTTCGAGACTCACGGCGGTATGCAAGCTCAACTCCGACAAGTAGGCCCTTCAACTCCGAGATTAGGGTAGGcatctcaactccaacaccTTGCAAGTAATGACACTTGATCAATGTCACTCCATGCACAGAAATCAGGGCAAGGGAATCAGAGAGGCGCTCATAATTCGCGAACAGAGGGCGATGTCAGCGCTGAGAACTCTTTAGAGCCTGCTGACGGAGACTCTTATAGAGATTAGACATGTGGAGCATAGGCAAGTTTAGATCTATTCTTTATGCAGTCTAGGAGAATAGAGAAAGGTAGAGAGATACTGATAATGAGGCAGCGACAAAGGAAATGATCTTTACGAATCCAACCAAAACAAAAAGCAAATGTATCAAAACGCCGTGACCCATGCTTAACTTCTCCCAACTAGTTCCCTTGACTCCTCCTCTACTTATACCCTGGGGCCCCAAAGTCGAAGCCTCTCAGCCTCAAAGCCAGCCTTGTCCTCCGCCGTGGACTTCAAGAATCCAATCTCCTTCCAAATGTGAATGTACTTCCGAGTGACGACTTCTGGGACAGGCCCAACGGCCCTGAGAGACTTGGAATGCTCAAGAGTGTTCTTGACATCCAGGACGAGTCCTCCGCAGGCCATCCGGAGGTAAGTACTCTCTAGGAAGTCGACCAAGAGGGCAGCGGGGTTATCTTGCTGAGGCGCCTTTCGGACAAGTTGGAGCCAGTCCTTGAAAGGGACGAGGTTGGGGATTCGGAGGGCGTCTGAGAGGATGGCATTGACATCGCGCCACTGCTGACCAACCGGGTTGTCGATGTGATAGAAGGGGTGGGGAGTGCTGTCAGACAGAACAAGGTCGGACAGTGTATCAGCGATGTCGTTGACTGGCGTCCAGTTAAGAGCACCATCGACATCAGGCAGGGCATTCAGAGTCTGAGACGACTTGATGAGGAATCCGAAATGCTCCATTGGGTTCCAGTAACCGCTTGTCTTGGAACCAGCAATCTGACCAAGGCGGACAACCATGGCGCGGAAGCGGTTAGGATACTGGTGCAGAGTCTCATCAAGCATTCTCTCACACCCCCACTTCGCCTCTGCGTAGCCATTAGAGAGCAGAGAATCGACGGTCGCACTCTTCTCAGGGACGACAATCTTTCCAGTTTGGCCAGCAGCCAGACCGTATTGTCCGACGACACCGATTGAAGAAACCATCTGGAAGCTGAACTTAAAGCTCTCAGGGCGACGAGAGGCGGCCTCATTGCCAAAGTCGACGAGGTTGCGGAAGACCTGGAACTGCGACTCGAAGCCCGACAGGGGACGCTTGGCGCTCATGGGCCAGGCGTTATGGATCAAGTGAGTGACTGAACCCACAAGGCCATTGTAGTCACTCCTTTCAAGTCCGAGATGAGGCTTGGAGGTATCGGTCTGGAAAATTCGGAGCTTGTGCTTCAGGTCCTCGGGGAAGCGGATACCCTTCTCTCTCATGGCCTTGTACTGCCGCGTCTCAGGCTCTTCCCTGTTGTCACGATTGAGACAGATGACGGTCTTGACGTCTTCGAGCTGGGCGATGGAGTAGACAAGATGGCTGCCAAGGCCTCCGGTGGCACCGGTGATAAGGACGACCTTTTCGTTGTCGGCGGGGAGAGTGGCTGAAGGGTCTGAGGATGGGGCAGAGAAGCCGGCGGTGTACTTCTGgacaagctcgtcgacgGCTTTCTGGCGGGCATCGAGGTTGGAAGTACCGCTGTGGGAATTGTCGACTGCGATTGTCTTGCTGGGAGGAGCTTGAACAACCTCAGGTACTGGGAGAGCGACTGCCTTGTTGATGGGAACAGACGGGACCGGGGGTGTTCctcccatctccctcatcaGCATCTCCTTCAGGTCGCCGACAGTCTGGCAATCAAGGAAGAGAGTCTCATGCCCAACATCAAGTCCAAAAGCATCCTGGAAACGACTGGTGATGACAAGAGACAGTAGAGAGTCAACGCCACAGTCAGCAAAGttggtgtcgtcgtcaagcTCCTCTCGAGCAACTCCACTCTCTTCCGAGATGATGTCAAGCGCGCGGAGGAAGTCGACCTCGAAAGGGTTGGCAAAGTCCTCGTGCACATCAGGTGTGACGGCTCCAGTGATGAGGCCGCTGGGTGGCGACTCCAAGCCAGAGTCActggcgttggaggaggaggtcgcgCTTCCATCGTCGCCGGGTCCCATAAGGAACATCTTGAGATCCTTAACTGTGGGATggtcgaagaagagggcgTTGAAGTCAAGATCGACATCGAGCTCTTCTCTGAAGCGGGCGGAGATGGTCAATCCCAGAAGCGAATCGATGCCCACGTCAGAAAAGTTGGTGCCATCGGTAAGATCGGCAACGTCGATGCCACTTTCTTCAGCAATGATCAAGAGAGCGGTGGAGATTCTGGATGGCTGGACCTTCTCAAGTGGTAGCGCAAGCTTCTGGGCAGCCGATGGCCCATTCACAGGAgcagagatggagatgctAGGTGCCTTGTTCTGAGCCGGACGCTGGGGCTGAGTCTTCTTGCCGCTCTCAAGCGAGAGAATGACCTTGAGAACTCTGCGAGGTACACCTTGAATCTGGTCAAAAGTTAGTTAGCTCTACTTGATGATGCAACTGGATGTACATACCGCAATCTGTCCGAAAAAGGCGACGACCCGGTCACCATCAAAGATGACCACATCACCATGCCAGAGTTTATCCTCACCAGGACGCATCTGAGTGTAAGTGGTATAAGTCTTGTCAAACTGAAGAGGCTCAAACATCTGCAGAGACCCCCAACCATGGTTCATAAAGACCTCAACATCCAAGTCGGTGTCATCGTTGCAGTTCATGGCGAATCCACAGCCCTGGGTCAGAGAGTCAATGATGGCGGGATGAGTGTGGAAGTTGCCGTCGCGCTTGACACTGCCAAAGCTGAGACGACTCGAAGCCTCGTATGTTGGGCTGTTCAGGATGATCTCGTCAATCGCGCGGTAGTCGTCGTGGAAGCGGGCCAAGGGACGGATGGCTCGGAAGACCATGGCACGGTTGTATCGTGCCGTCTCACCGGTCGCGATGCCATTGCGGAGGGCCTGCATCTTCTGCTTGACACTGGCTGCCTTGTCTTGCAGAGTCTTCTGGAGACTGTGGTCTCTGAAGCGGACGACACACTCCGAGTGCTTCTGCAGGTTACCCTTGTTCTGGATCTTGTTAGCTTACTGGCAAGTGAGAAAGATAAGATTGAGGTATCTTACATCAAAGGTCATGAACTTGATGGTTGCAGACTGAGAAGCCCAGTCGGCGTCAAGGTGGGCCTGAAGAGGCTGCTTGCTTCCATCTCCTCGCAGGATCAgagccttggagatggtcaTGTCCGACACATCGATCAAGTTCTCCTTCTGCTGGGGCTGGTAGCGCTCCAGAAGGTATCTTCCAAGAGTCAAGGCCATGTCTGCGTAGACCGACGGGGTGCAGAGAGGGATTCCGTCGACCTCATGACCCTGCACCAGTGGACTCATGTCCTTGCGTGAGATGTCTGCTTCGACGATCATGTGTGTCTTCTTGGAGTCGCCACTTTCCTCAACCACAGAGTGGATCGTGGTGCTCTCGAGTCTGGGGGCGTTGTTGATCACAATTGGAGCATCTCCCTTGCGCAGAGACCAATCGTTGACATACTGGATCCAGTAGTCCTTGAGGTCCCAGTTGTAAGCAGGAAGAGCGACGACAGAGTGAGAGCCCTCAAAGTCGCTCTGGTACTCTGCCCAGCTGATGTTGGCTCCAGCATCATACAGACCCTTCAGCGCAGCGCAAAGCACGTCCCAGGGCTGTCTGGCGCGCTGAAGGGAGGCGATGCATGTCACTTGCTGGCCAAGGACAGCTTTGACCATGCCCGTGATGGCGGGGTGGGGGCCAAGTTCGAGGATCATGGATCGATCGGTGATGACATGGCCACGGTAGGCAGTTGAGAGTGCAGCCAGCATGTTGACAGGCTGGCGAGAGTGGTTCGCCAGGTACTCGGGACCAAAAGATTCGCAGTGGTCGACGACGGTACCGTCAAGAGGGCGCAGGACTGGGACACTGGGCTTGGAGAAGGTGACTCCAGCGGCAACCTCTTGGAACTCGGACAGAACCGGGTCAAGCTGTGAAGAGTGGAAAGCGTACGGGACCTTGAGAAGGGTGGACTTCATGCCGGCGGCTGTAAGAAGTTCCTTGAGATCGGCGACTTGCTCGTTGGTTCCAGCGAGAACAGTCTCGATCGGAGAGTTGATGCAGGCAGTCTCATACtcgttgcccttgagaaTATCGGCAATCTCGTCCTCGGATCCCTTCACAACAAGCATGGAGTGAGTGCTTCGAGTGCACTTCTGCTCAAGCAGCTGCGCCCTCTTGCCAACGAGGAACAGAGTATCGGTGTCGGACAGGACTCCCGCGACGTTGAGAGCGGCGTACTCGCCAAGACTGTGGccgacaacagcaacaggGTAAATACCCCACGAGGCCCAGAGCTTGCTGAGAGTGATTTGGAGACAGACACTGGCCAGCTGCACAGCAGTAGGAGCAAAGATTCCAATGTCTTGCTCCTCAGACTGAATAACAGGCAGCATGGAGGGGAAACCCAGACTCTGAGCAATCTGGTCAAGCTGAATAAGCTCGGAGCGGACGAAAGAGGACTCCTCGAAGAGCTGCTTGCCCATTCCGGGATACTGAGCGCCCTGGCCCGTAAAAGTGAAGACAACGCTAGGAGAGCTCTTGGGTCTGTTGACGCCAGTGTTGTTTTGCAGAGCTGCCTCAATCTTCTTGCAGATGTCCTCGGTGGTGGGGCCATTGACAAGAACtcggtgctggtggtggatgCGACGAGCTGTGGTGGTGTATGACAGCTCGCCAAGAGACACTTCTGGGTTCTCCTTCAAGAATTTGAGCATCGATCTCAGGTTTCCCTGCAGAGCAGAGCCACTCTTGGCCGTGACAGCAATGGGGAACTGGACCCGAGAGTCAACAGTGGCGGGTCGCTCAACCTTGGGCGGCGCGTCCTCCAGCAACAGGGCCGAGTTTCCACCCGCAGCGCTGAAGTTGTTCACAAAAACACGTCGAGGACCGTTGTTTCGATCCCAAGCAGTGGGTTTCAGTGCAATGTGGACGTTGCGCTGGAGGAGGTCGGTGGGGAACTTGTGgttgatcttggtcttgatgccGCAGTGAGGAACGATCATGTTCTTCTGCATCATGTTGAGAACCTTGATCACACTGGATGCACCAGAAGCAGCTTCACCGTGTCCGATATTTGCTTTCGCTGAGCCTAGAAAGAGTGCCTGATCATCGGAACGAGCCTTTTTGCCGTTGACAAGAGGTGGTGCGAAGGTGTCGAGGACGCTGGCCATTTCTGTGGCATCACCAGCTTGGGTACCTCTGTGACCATGTCAGTATCCAGACTTCAAAAGAATAGTGGGGCAACTTACGTTCCGTGCATCTCAACATAGCTGACAGTGTAAGGATCAACAGCCGCTTCACTCAGAATCTTGCTGAAGATGGCTCGCTGAGCTCCGACGTGAGGTCGAGTGATGGACTCCGACTCAGCCGAGTGGTTGGTATAAGCACCAAGAATAACACCCAGAATAGGGTCATTCTCAGCGagagcatcatcaagacgctTAATGATCAAGGTAGCAACACCCTCACCACGGCAGTATCCAtcagcaccatcatcaaaggTCTTGCAGTTGCCAGTTCGCGACAGGAAGTGGCCCCTATCAAGACCCGACGTGAAGTCGGGGTTGGTCAAGACATTGGTACCGCCTGCAATGGCAGTGTCAATGTCGCCGCGCCAGAGAGAGTTGCAAGCGAGATGGATGCCAGCAAGACTGGAGGAGCAAGCCGTGTCAACTGCGTAGCTGGGGCCGCTGAACTTGAAGAAGTAGTTGATGCGACCAGGGATAAAAGCACGGTTTCCGCCAGGGATGAAGTATGTGTCAATTCCCTGAGCGCTGTTGGTCTCCATCCAGTCATTGCTGGTTACGCCGTAAAAGACACCCACACGGTCAGGGCGGGTAGAAGGAGTGGCATCGGGAACAATACCAGCCTGCTCAATGGCTTCGTAAGCGGTCATTAGAGCAAGTCGCTGAGCAGGGTCGATCTGAGGGGCCTCTCGTGGcgagatgttgaagaagcgaGCGTCAAACTCGGCGGGATCATCAAGCCAGCAGCCAAAGGGAGTGGCACTGGTGTTCTTGCTCTTTCCAGTGGGATCAACATGAGTCTGAGCATCCCATCGAAGACTGGGTACGGGCTTGTGGACGTCGAGACCCTTGAAGAGAAGATCCCAGTAGGCCTCATTGTCCTTGGCACCTGGGAATCGGCCTGAcatggcgacgatggcgagcttCGGCTTCTTGGAAGTCGACTCGGGGCCCACATCAGGAACAGACTGGCGGCTCTGGTTGTGGGTGGCGGGAACCAGAGAACGCAGCGGTGTCTGCTTGAGGGCTGTATAGATGAGATGATCGGCAGTTGATCCGATGGGAACAACACTGAGCTGGCCCGGGTTCACATCCTGAAGACAGGCCTGGATGTCTCCGAGGATAGAACTCCAGTGGAGAGGATGCACCAGAGCCTGAGCAACGGCATCCTCCAAGAGTGTCGCAAAGCTTCGCTCCTCAAGTTTGACGCCAGTGCTTGAAAGGAGAGGAATCTGCTCAGAGAGAGCCGTGGCAGCGTTATATGACAAGCTTGATACGATCTTCTTGGCGTCGATATGCGAGTACAAATGCGGAGCATGGTAGGCACCAAAGATTGGAATGCTCTTGGATGTGAGGCCCTTGAAGCTGGGAGAGCTGATCAGTTGAGCGAGGGTCTTGGGAGGGCCGCTGACGGTGATGCCGTTGGGAGCGTAGGCGCTGATGTAGGGTCGGCTGGTCAAAGGCAGATTCTGGAAGCGAAACGATTAGATACCGCACATTGGTGTGTGATGACAAATGAGAACACTTACGCTCTCTTCGCAAAACTTCTCAACAGCCGCAGCAGACTTGGATCCAGGAACGAGAAGTGCCCAGCTCTGATCAAGGTCTTGTGACTGATCAACCCTCTTAGCAACATCAGTCACCAGCATGCCTGTCCTGAAGGCAGCGATGACCGAGTAGACAGCCATGGGGATCAGGTCAGCTGTGAAACTACTACAGCTGATAGCGGCGGCAGCGAATGCTCCTGTGCAGAGACCAACGACTCTCGAGCTCTGGGCGTCGTAGGAAGAGATCCCAGCTTGGCTTCAGAAGATGTCAGTCGTCAGGCTATGTCTAATCAGCAGATACTTACTTGATGAAAGTGCCAAGGTGGTAAAGAGTAGTCATCGCCATATCCAAAGCAATGCACCTCTTCCCACTCTCATCCCACCGCAGCAGATCCTCTTGGCAGGTGAACCGCGGAAGATCATTCCTGACCTTGGACGGCAACCTGTACATCTCGACGCGGATGGCATTGTAAGCTTTTGTTAGGAAATCTTGGAGAAAGAGGTGGTCTCGCTGCTGGAAGAGCTTCTGAAGATGGGGCTTAATGTCAAAGGTTTGGTCTCCGAAGAGGTagagcttgaggttgtcggTCATGACGAAGGTGTTGAATCTTGGTGGGTTGGGAAAAGAGTGGTTGAAAGATTGGATTGTTTGATGTCTTGTCTCAGATTCAGATTCAccgctgaagaagctcgtATTTATCCATGGTCAACATCAAGGTGCCTCTTGATCCGTCCATATCCTGCAGCCTTCCAAGTGCCATCGTCTCCTCAACAATCCCGGCCGTTATCTTGCCGCACATGCCATCGCCGTCAGCAATGCCTCACTCGGATCCCGGAGCCTTGCTTCAAACAGTATCATCTTCACGGTGATTATCAAGCTGTCCCCGGTCCCTGACAAAGCAGGCATTCTCcggcctcagcctcccaCCGTCGTCGCATGTGGGATACCTGAAAAGATTGAGGCTGAAGTTGATTTCACAATCTCTCGGGCTTGCACCGAGCTGCAAGGCGCAGCCGCATGGAGCACGGCGTCCGAAACTACGGGGTTCCTCCGGGAACATGGTCGGTGATTCTTGCACAGTCTGAGGTCAGCAACCCCCGGCTTTCAccggcaacaccaacaagtcCCGTAAGACTGCCGGACGCCTGTAAGACTCGTAAGGGGAATCGGCAATAGTCTTTCCTATTCTAAAAAGCTGTTGGTTGCATGGAATGCTTCTCCCTCATAAGCAACAGTCCTTGGCCCTCACTGATACGGTAATTTCGACCACACTGCATCTACTACCCACTATTTCCACACACACCAAAATGCACAAGACAGAGAGAGACGCCATCATTGAGCACGCAGCTCAAATCAAGCACCTTGTTCATGATCCCAACAGCTTCCTCACAGAGTTGGTCGTACAACAGCAGCAATATCACTGCATCGGCTGGCTCTGTCACTTCGATGTACTCTCTCACATTCCACTCCCTCCGGCTTCACTTTCATATGCCGATGTTTCAGCCAAGGCCGGTGTGCCAATCTCTACGCTTCGGTCCGTAGCCCGCATGGCCATGACTGCCGGCCTGCTCTGCGAGGACAGGGATGGCAGGCTTTCGCACAATGTACTCTCCGCCTCGTTTGTTGAGAATCCTCACATGCGGGTTCAGCTTCTGCACATGTTCAACCAGACTGTCCCAATTATGGAGAAATTGGCACAGGCAACCGAGAAATGGGGAAGCACGAcggccaagaacgagactGCGTATAATCTCGTGCATGAGACCGATTTGACGTTTTTCGAACATCTCAAGTCTCGGCCCGATCTCAACGAGGGATTCGATGCCTTTATGAAGAGTCGAGCGGTTTCTCATACTGGCTCGAATGTGGAGCATCTGCTGGAGGCTTTTGACTGGAAGTCTCTGGGAGAGGCCAAGGTCGTCGATGTAAGTCCAAACTTGCTTCACAATCTCATACTAGGATATACTAACAATTTCCAGGTTGGTGGTAGCAGCGGTTCTACCGCCACCATGCTTGCCACGACATATCCAGAACTCAAGCTGGTGGTTGAAGATCTTCCTGGCCCAGTCAAGAATGCCAGAGCTCGCATTCCTGAGCTTCCGGAAGACGTGAGAAGTCGTATCGAGATTCTCGATTACGACTTCTTTACTCCCCAACCAGTCAAGGGAGCAGATGTTTACCTTCTGCGAACCATCATCCACGACTGGCCGGATGCCGACGCGGTCAAGATTCTGCGAGGTATCGTAGAAGCGATGGGGCCGTCCAGTCGACTTCtcatcatggacatggtCCTTCCAAAaccaggctctggctcaaGGACATTTGAAGCAGCCTTACGACAGAAGGATCTCACCATGATCCAGGCATTCAACGCCAAGGAGCGGGAGACTGAAGAGTGGACGGCTCTTTTGGCCAAGGCGGGGCTGACCATCCGGGTCATTGAGAGGCCGGCAGGAAGTGAGCTCTCGGTCATTGAGGCAACCTTGAGCAGTGTCAACGGAGAGGTGGCGAATGGGGTGAATGGGCATGCTTAGATGATTAGTATTATGAGATACGTAGTGGATTATGAACTTACGTCGTTACTCTTACCAAGCTTTCCTCCCTGGATCATGAATAATATGATCAAGTTGTTGTTTGCCAAATGTAGGTAGGTTCCACGACTGCTTGGTGCTACCTATCATTCAACCGATCAATTGAGAAATCGAAGCcttccaacaccaacaccagccgCTTGTGTCACCAAACACACGCGCCAGGATCTCAGGAACAAACAACGAAcaaatataaaaaatattgGAGGATAGTACAGGAACAATCTCGTAGAAAATGAAAAGAACAATTTCGACAACTAATTGCTATAAAAGAGATGAGTTCCCAATACCTAATCAGTCTGCTATCACGCCAACTATCTAAGCCCAATCTCCATCCTGAAGCTCCTCTAGACTCTGTCCAGCCTGAATCTGTTCCTGCACCTCCTGCATAGTCCACTTCCTAAACTTGTGACCCTTGGGATAGTTCGTGTTGTTCAGCGGCACCTCACCGTCGCTCAGAACGTGGTGCAGTGCCTCAGCAAACTTTTCGTACGCGTACGCCTCCGGGTCGTGCGACCACACCCACTTGGGGTACCGCGAGCGAACGAGGGCAGGGTTCTTGGCGATAGCGTCCCAGTCTGTGTGTTGCTTGAGTTGTTGGTTGACGAAGCCCATCTTTTGGCCGCAGGAGACTCTCTGGTAGCGAAGCTTGTTGTAGGCCTTGGTTGCGTTGGCTGCTTGAGCCTTACCGGCAAGTTGGAGGCAGGTAGCCAGTGTGACACCGTCTTCGATGGCTTGGGTTGCGCCGTTTCCAGATGTTGGGAGGAAAGCGTGGGCTGC from Fusarium keratoplasticum isolate Fu6.1 chromosome 10, whole genome shotgun sequence includes these protein-coding regions:
- a CDS encoding Methyltransf-2 domain-containing protein produces the protein MLLPHKQQSLALTDTVISTTLHLLPTISTHTKMHKTERDAIIEHAAQIKHLVHDPNSFLTELVVQQQQYHCIGWLCHFDVLSHIPLPPASLSYADVSAKAGVPISTLRSVARMAMTAGLLCEDRDGRLSHNVLSASFVENPHMRVQLLHMFNQTVPIMEKLAQATEKWGSTTAKNETAYNLVHETDLTFFEHLKSRPDLNEGFDAFMKSRAVSHTGSNVEHLLEAFDWKSLGEAKVVDVGGSSGSTATMLATTYPELKLVVEDLPGPVKNARARIPELPEDVRSRIEILDYDFFTPQPVKGADVYLLRTIIHDWPDADAVKILRGIVEAMGPSSRLLIMDMVLPKPGSGSRTFEAALRQKDLTMIQAFNAKERETEEWTALLAKAGLTIRVIERPAGSELSVIEATLSSVNGEVANGVNGHA